CGGCTCGGCGAAGGACAGCGTGCTGCACGCCGCGGAAGTGGTGGCGCCCTACGCCGACACCGCCAAGGACAGGGCCGCGCACTACGCACACGAGGCACGCGTACGGCTCGCGCCGAAGGTGACGCAGGCCACCGAGCAGGCTCGCGCGCAAGCCCTGCTGCAATACGGGGCGTATGTCGCGCCGCGTCTGGAGCAGGCCCGTTCACATGTGCCGCTGAAGGTCGACCTGGCCGCTCATGAGGCGGCCGCCCGTACACGCAAGGCGGCCCGGCAGGCCGCCGACTATTCCCGGCCGAGGATCGAGCAGGCGGTGGCCGCGGCCGGGCCCGTCAGGGGCGAGGCCGCTGCGCGTGGCGCCGCCGCGCTGGCTGCGCTGCGCGGTCAGGTCTCGCCGAAGGAGATCGAGAAACTGGTACGCAAGCATCAGCGGCGTGCGAAGGCCGGCCGTGCCGCGAGGGTGCTGGCGGTGGTCGGTGTTCTCGCAGGTGGTGCCTTCGCCGCCTGGAAGTGGTGGGACAAGCAGGCCAACCCGGACTGGCTGGTCGAGCCCCCTGCCGCGACCGAGGTGCCGGAGTCGAGCCGTCTTTCTTCGGTGGACGGCAGCGGCCAGTCCGCTCTCGATCCTGAGGTCCAGGTGAAGGAGGCCGAGGAGGAGGCTGCCCGGCGCGACGAGGGCCGGTGATGTGAGGGCAGCTGATGTGTGAGGGCCGGTGACGGCCTGCACGCCGAACTGCGCTGTGGGGCGGAGGACTTGAGGGTCCTCCGCCCCACAGCGATGTTTCACGTGGAACATCTCCCGTGCTCGCGGTAAGGCCGCCTCTTTCGCCGGGGCCGAAGCGCAGGAAGGTGACGTCCGTCTGACGCGGCGGCAGTCGCCCGATCGCTGCGCAGAGGTCGAGGCTTTCCCCGAGGCTGTCAGCGCCCCCGGCGACCTCGGGACGGCGCGTGTTTACGCCCTGCCTCCGCGATGACGTTTGCAACGGGCCGTCTGTGCGGGTCCCGCACAGACTTTCTTAACGGGGCGCATCCTTCTGGTTACCCGTCTGCGTTCATGCCAGCTCACACA
Above is a window of Streptomyces sp. DT2A-34 DNA encoding:
- a CDS encoding DUF5324 family protein, producing MTRIDSVRAATGSAKDSVLHAAEVVAPYADTAKDRAAHYAHEARVRLAPKVTQATEQARAQALLQYGAYVAPRLEQARSHVPLKVDLAAHEAAARTRKAARQAADYSRPRIEQAVAAAGPVRGEAAARGAAALAALRGQVSPKEIEKLVRKHQRRAKAGRAARVLAVVGVLAGGAFAAWKWWDKQANPDWLVEPPAATEVPESSRLSSVDGSGQSALDPEVQVKEAEEEAARRDEGR